In the Arachis stenosperma cultivar V10309 chromosome 8, arast.V10309.gnm1.PFL2, whole genome shotgun sequence genome, TTGATGATTGCTACTAGGACATGTACGTTTTATATTTTGGTTGATCTATATACATTTTGTATACTATTGAAGATAGCACAAAAATAacttgctttaaaattttcataCTTGTGCTATGATGTTGGAGAGCATGAACAAGACTGCAAGAATAATAGAATCCCCTTAGAAATTGTGTGCTTGCCTAAAACTATTCTTGGGTAAAGAAATGATGTTCATTAATGAATTTACTGTTTGCTTCTGAAGGGACTAATGGCAAGTATTATTGGGGATTGTTCTGTcggacttttttttttctttttattttgacaATAAAAATGCAAATTTCTTATTGATAAGTTTTTGGGAATTGCTTCAAAGTTCCACAATTTAGGTATGATAAGCACctgatattttttgttttttttcttttaattgaaaaagggaACCTAATTATAAGTGCAGATCTTTGTGAATAGAAATTAGAACTAAATTAACTACTAAGATTCATTGCTTTTACTGTGTAGCTGAAGCAAAAAGTGCATAAGCTGCTTAGTCTGCAGATGCTGAGGATAAAAGATACAACAGAACAACTAAGAGAAGGGAAAGGTGCCACTCAAAGCGTAATGCCAAATTTGTGAAGAAACTTGTAGCTAAAAAATAAAGGAAGTTGAAGTCTTCATAAAGCCTATAAATTCTTATAAATTAAGTTAGGCACCATCTACGTCACACCTCCATATTCAAAAACCAGCAAAAGCTTGATTACAGCAGCGTCGATGTGAACGTGGTTTCTAAAATTTTCGGATGTTCCTTTTGTGTTATAGTAGATGATTTTTTCAGTCCTTTTGCATATTTTGATGTGTTTGTAGCACTGTTCCAGTTCCACTAGCTAAATACAATATTATTCTTTGGATTATGTTAATATGTAAGGCATGGAACACATGATTTGGCCTTCACTTTTATGTTCAATGGGTCTTTGTTACTTTATTATGATTCAATTGATATTGAATACAAGTTTCATAGCTTAAGCTATTATTAAGATTCAAATTCACTGTCTTATTATAAGATTATAGCTCTTGAGAATGCttgtttaacaaaatttaaagaagcaacaaaaaagaaaagaaaaggaaaagaacaatggaaaatatataaagtaacatccatttaatttgaataagaAACATCCTTATGCTTAATAGAAGTAACATCCGCTTAGATCTTGCAAAAAATAATTAGGTACCCACACGAAAAAATATGTCAAGTAGgatttctataaaaaaaagcCATGCAAATCTTAAAAAAGTAGAGAAATACACAACTGTTACACAAGGAAACTTGAAAAATATAATCGTGGTTCCTAAAATTTTCAGATGTTCCTTTTGTGTTATAGCAGATGATCTTTTAAGTCCTTTTGCATATTTTAATGTGTTAGCATTCCACCAGCTAAATACAATTTTATTCTTTGATATGTTAATATGTAAGGCATGAAACACATGATTTGGCCTTCACTTTTATGTTCAAGGGGTCTTTGTTGCTTTAATATGTTACTTGTATTTATTCTTTCCTGCAGAAATGATTCAATTGATATTGAATACAAGTATCACATCTTAAGCTATTATTAAGATTCAAATTCACTATCGTATTATAAAATTATGGCTCTCCAGAATGCttgtttaacaaaatttaacgaaggaaaaaaaaagagaaaagaacaacaacgaaaaatatataaagtaacATCCATTTAGTATGAATATCATGGTGCTTAATCGAAGATTAGAAGTAACATTCACTTAAATCTTGCCAAAAATAATCATGTACCTACACGAAGAAACATACCGAGTaggatttatataaaaaaacagCCATGCAATTCTTAAAGAAGTAGAGACATCTACAACTACAACACAAGGAAActcgaaaattatataaagtaaCATCTATTTAGTATGATAAAGAAACATCTTAATACTTAACAAAAGTAACATCCACTTAGATCTTGGCAAAAATAATCAGGTACTTAAATGAAGAAACATGCCGAGTaagatttataaaaaaatgtcaTGCAATTCTTAAAGAAGTAGACATCTACAACTGCAACAcaagaaaaattagaaaatatatCAAAAGTATCTCAATCAATAATGGCATCCCATGTATACATCAGAATAACATGTTTTACACTTTGAAAGtgttatatgaaaaaaaaataacatgtaTACATCTTAATTAcattaaactaaaaattttcaaaagaaTTTAGCAAAGACATGAATCCACTAAGTTGTTGCGATTTATTTATTCCGCAGCTTGCAATAAAAGATTGAGCAATCAAAATATCTTGTGCATTGTTGCTTTCTTCAACATTAATTGCTCCATTCAAAATAGAAAATTCTAGCTATAAAGAACATCCATAAATACATACAAAAAGAACATCTaaaattatacagaaaaaaatTCAGAACAAATAATTCAACTAACAACCCGCTAATATGGGATTTTAAAGAAAATGAGGATTTCAATTATAGTCATGGTAGAAGCTTTTCTTAAACAAAACACGTAACATTTCATACATTATAATACATGATATTTCATCTTGTATCCATGATGAGATTGTCTTAATAGTAACATATAATTTGTATCTGAATGGTGATGGTGAAACATGTAACAAATAAAATCATAttgatttgaataaaaaaactaaataaataaataaagtagcAAAAACACCAAAGTAGAAATAAATCCTAATGACAGAATATGTAAACTATAAATTTAACTTAATGTTGCCTCTTCCTGTAATTTATACCAGTGTAAGTTTGCAATATTGTCCACAACCTGCAACAAGTTAGGGGTTACTAATAGCATAATGAATACACTATACTATTAAAAGAAGCTAGCATCAGCGTATTAATCTCATTCAAAAGCCATGATCTCATTACTAATCCCCAAATATAGTAGAAAAGAATCATCTAGCGAAATGAAATACCATAACCAAAACCTCTAACAAAACCGTCTGATTCAATCAATAGCAACATCTAGCAAAGCCATATTTATAACCAAATCAAAGGCAACATCCCACAACTTGTAAACCGTGGTATTCAAAAACAGATATCAATCAACTCCAAATACTAAACACTCACCAATTAGTTCTCGAAAGGGATGTTTTGAGGCTGGGGCAGGGGACTTTCTGTCGCGTTCGTGGTAGCAGGGCAGAGATGCTTCAATGGCGCCGCCTACACCGACATGCAGCAGCAGCGGCGCACTCTTGGTGACAAGCAGAACCGCCTTTTTCCTCGCAACTGGGTGGCACGACGTCGTTGCGGCGGAGATGGGCGTGATTCCGATTGACGCGCCAGTGACCAAGTCGACTGGAGAGAAGCTTTGCAGCGTTCTGTAGCTAGCTATGGAGGATTGATGTTGCCCTCACGATGTGGACCGAGGCGCAACGGCCGTCAATGGCGGAGGAGAACGCCACGCGATGAGGCTGATGGTGTGGCACAGCCGTGTATGGTAATGGAGGTCCAATACTGTGAAACGgtgaaagaagaagagaaggttCAGTTAGGTTAAACCTAGGTTAATTTAGGATGTTGATGAAGTGAATTGGGCTTCATGTTCTCAGCCCAACAAGAGTTGGCAGATTTTTGGCTGAAAGGATCTTGGTTCCCTAGCATTGTTGTATTAAATTTATGTAGCATTACATTAAGCCAATTTACTTGATGAAGAATAGAACATGCATTTTGTATTTGTGACtataatgaaaaattaatatataatgtaaGAGTGTCACttcaaaccaaaaaaaaaaaggaaaaagaaaaaaaaatggataacaaaaaagaaaaaacaaaacaaattaaCAGCACATCTTGTGACTTTTGTGCTAAAATTGGAACTCACATTCTATTCCTGAGAATCAGAAGCAGTTTCTTTCAAACACAACCTCATAATCTTTGCAAGTTTTGCACAAGCGTCAAGGCAAAGATGTATTCTCTGCACGCAAGAAACTAGAATGTCACTGATAGTTCATTCCTTGCATTTAATAATTACATTAATATAAGAGTTTCTCTCATTAAAGCCTAAACAAAACAGCAATGCATCAATCCTCAGAACAGGAAACCTTGGCATTTGCTAAGTATTGTTCttgagaataataaaataaataggcATACCTCGTTAATCATTGGAGTAGACCATTCCCCAGTAAATGTAAGTTGAGTAATTTCATAGCGAGAAGGCATGCACATAATCATCAAGCTTCCATCTTGGGAGTTTTCCTCCTCAAAAATAGGATCAATGATAAGATTCTTACTGAGACAGAACTgcaatcattaaaaaaaaactaaagaaaCATGTAATTTTTGGGGGTAATCAAAACTAAGTAGTAGAAGATCAAGTTTGATAGGAAATCAAAATTTCATTTTGGACTAAGCTAATCCTTCTAAGGCATTTGACATATTTTGGACTCTAGTAGTAAATTCAAACCTTGGTTCTGAAAGAACAATTAACATAACTTCATTTTTATATTGCTTTTAGGTAACTTATATTTAGAAAATCATCATCCTTAATTTCTAACCATTGAATACATCATCTCTTAT is a window encoding:
- the LOC130945727 gene encoding LOW QUALITY PROTEIN: exosome complex component RRP41-like (The sequence of the model RefSeq protein was modified relative to this genomic sequence to represent the inferred CDS: substituted 2 bases at 2 genomic stop codons), which produces MIVLSKPNIPKTNTSLIKTHLAFLKFIKGLPKEAAIDRAIGSSMMLRFFPKTTVDVFALVLESGGSKLSFHNVFLFTXXEMMYSMFCLSKNLIIDPIFEEENSQDGSLMIMCMPSRYEITQLTFTGEWSTPMINERIHLCLDACAKLAKIMRLCLKETASDSQE